The following proteins come from a genomic window of candidate division WOR-3 bacterium:
- the rplA gene encoding 50S ribosomal protein L1 yields the protein MGVEQKAVNKRHSKRYRALREKVDRLKSYSLAEAVRLVKENANAKFDESVEVAVRLGIDPKKQEQAVAGTVSLPHGTGKKVRVLAFVKGDKVDEAQAAGADYVGFEDLIEKIGSGWTDFDVAVATPDTMAAVGRLGKILGPKGLMPSPKTQTVTFEIGAAIKALKAGRINYRNDKTGNVHAVVGKVSFQPQQLIENIQTFIRELMRNRPATAKGQFIRKVVLSSTMGVGVRIDPKEFSETAKREV from the coding sequence ATGGGTGTTGAACAGAAAGCGGTAAACAAACGCCACAGCAAGCGTTACCGGGCGCTGCGTGAGAAGGTTGATCGGCTTAAAAGTTACTCCCTCGCGGAGGCGGTCCGACTGGTTAAAGAGAATGCCAATGCCAAGTTTGATGAGTCGGTGGAGGTGGCGGTACGGCTTGGGATTGACCCCAAAAAACAGGAACAGGCGGTGGCAGGTACAGTGAGTTTACCTCACGGAACCGGCAAAAAGGTGAGGGTTTTGGCGTTTGTCAAAGGTGATAAGGTGGATGAGGCGCAGGCGGCCGGTGCCGATTATGTTGGCTTTGAGGATTTGATTGAAAAGATAGGCTCGGGCTGGACCGACTTTGATGTGGCGGTGGCGACACCAGACACGATGGCAGCGGTGGGAAGATTGGGTAAGATTTTGGGTCCGAAAGGGTTAATGCCGTCGCCTAAAACACAGACGGTCACATTCGAAATTGGAGCGGCAATTAAGGCACTTAAGGCAGGGAGGATTAATTACCGGAATGACAAAACTGGCAATGTCCATGCGGTCGTGGGCAAGGTTTCATTCCAACCTCAGCAACTGATTGAGAATATCCAGACATTCATTCGCGAGTTGATGAGGAATAGGCCGGCTACTGCTAAGGGTCAGTTTATCCGCAAGGTGGTGTTGTCATCCACGATGGGTGTTGGTGTTCGTATTGATCCCAAGGAGTTTTCTGAGACCGCCAAGCGGGAGGTGTAA
- the rplK gene encoding 50S ribosomal protein L11 → LGQHGVNIAEFIRAFNEATKKEPPGMLIPVVLTIYSDRKFTFVTKSPPASVLLKQAAGLAKGSAEPNRAKVGVVTRAAIREIAQKKMKDLNAADIEGAMKIIEGTARQMGLTVEDK, encoded by the coding sequence CTTGGTCAACACGGAGTTAACATTGCCGAGTTCATTCGTGCTTTCAATGAGGCGACGAAGAAGGAGCCGCCGGGCATGCTGATTCCGGTAGTTTTGACAATTTATTCCGACCGGAAGTTTACTTTCGTGACCAAGAGCCCACCGGCATCGGTGCTTTTGAAACAGGCGGCAGGTCTGGCAAAGGGGTCGGCTGAGCCTAACAGGGCAAAGGTTGGTGTGGTTACTCGTGCAGCGATCCGTGAGATTGCACAAAAGAAGATGAAGGACCTTAATGCCGCTGATATTGAGGGTGCTATGAAGATTATCGAAGGAACAGCCCGGCAGATGGGCTTGACTGTTGAGGATAAATAG